In Leptospirillum ferriphilum, the following proteins share a genomic window:
- a CDS encoding type II toxin-antitoxin system RelE/ParE family toxin: protein MIVLRQTETFSRWLSRLSDPIGRARILARLKRIRTTGNMGDVKPVGEGVSEIRIDTGPGYRLYFVRRENTVIFLLSGGDKSTQDRDIARARELAKTLE from the coding sequence ATGATCGTTCTTCGGCAAACCGAAACCTTCTCCCGTTGGCTTTCCCGTCTTTCGGACCCGATCGGACGGGCCCGGATCCTGGCCCGCCTGAAACGGATCCGGACCACAGGAAATATGGGCGACGTGAAACCGGTAGGAGAAGGGGTTTCGGAGATCCGGATCGATACGGGACCCGGCTACCGCCTGTATTTCGTCCGCCGGGAGAATACGGTGATCTTCCTTCTCTCGGGCGGCGACAAATCGACGCAGGACCGGGACATCGCCCGGGCCAGGGAACTGGCAAAAACACTGGAGTGA